One genomic segment of Bombus vancouverensis nearcticus chromosome 11, iyBomVanc1_principal, whole genome shotgun sequence includes these proteins:
- the Rpn13 gene encoding regulatory particle non-ATPase 13 isoform X1, with amino-acid sequence MSGGALFGNNASRGTPKNLVEFKAGKMTMKGKMVYPDIRKGQLYVYQSDDSLMHFCWKDRVSGYVEDDLIIFPDDCEFKHVPQCKTGRVYLLRFKSSNKKFFVWLQDLKTDKDEEYCRKINEVLNNPPTPGSQRSGSTNPEGDLQNLLNNMSQQQLMQLFGGVGQIGLGSLLGTMNRPQGVQSARTSTTTASTRVTTSTVRPATQIISSASSANDPPKPNSDNKSSSRTSGTSTPASTTTTTTTTTTNTNNKIQLSDLQNFLSEIPTPTGTESVVQRGVATELTNVIPAAISATESLERAMSPHLPPGDHLCTTLVSPQFSQALSMFWSALQSGQAGPVIRQFGLGPDAVNAAASGNIEEFVTALESEAKSGQEQTQQGQEDKNTKQAPPAPNPDKKGDDDEGLDLD; translated from the exons ATGTCAGGAGGAGCCTTATTTGGAAATAATGCTTCACGCGGAACCCCTAAAAATTTGGTGGAATTTAAAGCGGGGAAAATGACTATGAAGGGAAAGATGGTTTATCCAGATATTCGAAAAGGACAGCTTTACGTTTATCAATCTGATGATTCATTAATGCATTTTTGTTGGAAAGATCGTGTGTCAGGATATGTTGAGGAT gaCCTGATTATTTTTCCTGATGATTGTGAATTTAAACATGTTCCCCAATGTAAAACTGGAAGAGTATACCTCTTACGATTTAAATCATCGAACAAAAAATTCTTTGTTTGGCTTCAG GATCTTAAAACAGACAAAGATGAAGaatattgtagaaaaattaatGAAGTTCTTAACAATCCACCGACTCCTGGATCACAAAGAAGTGGTAGTACAAATCCAGAAGGAGATCTGcagaatttattaaataatatgtcACAACAGCAGTTAATGCAATTATTTGGTGGTGTAGGCCAAATTGGTTTAGGTAGTTTATTGGGTACAATGAATAGACCTCAAGGTGTGCAAAGTGCTAGAACATCTACAACAACTGCATCGACTCGAGTTACTACAAGTACTGTAAGACCTGCTACGCAAATAATATCTTCAGCATCGTCTGCTAATGATCCCCCTAAACCTAATA GTGATAATAAATCATCATCACGAACATCAGGTACATCAACACCTGcttcaacaacaacaacaacgacaacaacaacaacaaatacAAATAACAAAATTCAACTTAGTGATCTACAAAACTTTTTATCAGAGATTCCAACACCTACAGGAACAGAATCTGTTGTTCAG AGGGGAGTAGCAACTGAGCTGACCAATGTCATCCCTGCGGCAATTTCTGCAACGGAAAGCTTGGAGCGTGCAATGAGCCCGCACTTACCACCAGGGGATCACCTGTGTACCACGCTAGTGTCTCCCCAGTTCTCCCAGGCGCTATCAATGTTCTGGTCTGCTTTGCAGTCAGGCCAGGCGGGACCTGTCATCCGTCAATTTGGCTTGGGTCCAGATGCTGTCAATGCTGCAGCCAGTGGAAACATTGAAGAATTCGTCACTGCTCTCGAGTCTGAAGCTAAGAGTGGCCAAGAACAAACGCAGCAAGGACAGGAGGACAAAAATACTAAACAAGCTCCACCAGCACCTAATCCTGATAAGAAAGGTGATGATGATGAAGGATTGGATTTAgattaa
- the Rpn13 gene encoding regulatory particle non-ATPase 13 isoform X2, which translates to MSGGALFGNNASRGTPKNLVEFKAGKMTMKGKMVYPDIRKGQLYVYQSDDSLMHFCWKDRVSGYVEDDLIIFPDDCEFKHVPQCKTGRVYLLRFKSSNKKFFVWLQDLKTDKDEEYCRKINEVLNNPPTPGSQRSGSTNPEGDLQNLLNNMSQQQLMQLFGGVGQIGLGSLLGTMNRPQGVQSARTSTTTASTRVTTSTVRPATQIISSASSANDPPKPNSDNKSSSRTSGTSTPASTTTTTTTTTTNTNNKIQLSDLQNFLSEIPTPTGTESVVQSGQAGPVIRQFGLGPDAVNAAASGNIEEFVTALESEAKSGQEQTQQGQEDKNTKQAPPAPNPDKKGDDDEGLDLD; encoded by the exons ATGTCAGGAGGAGCCTTATTTGGAAATAATGCTTCACGCGGAACCCCTAAAAATTTGGTGGAATTTAAAGCGGGGAAAATGACTATGAAGGGAAAGATGGTTTATCCAGATATTCGAAAAGGACAGCTTTACGTTTATCAATCTGATGATTCATTAATGCATTTTTGTTGGAAAGATCGTGTGTCAGGATATGTTGAGGAT gaCCTGATTATTTTTCCTGATGATTGTGAATTTAAACATGTTCCCCAATGTAAAACTGGAAGAGTATACCTCTTACGATTTAAATCATCGAACAAAAAATTCTTTGTTTGGCTTCAG GATCTTAAAACAGACAAAGATGAAGaatattgtagaaaaattaatGAAGTTCTTAACAATCCACCGACTCCTGGATCACAAAGAAGTGGTAGTACAAATCCAGAAGGAGATCTGcagaatttattaaataatatgtcACAACAGCAGTTAATGCAATTATTTGGTGGTGTAGGCCAAATTGGTTTAGGTAGTTTATTGGGTACAATGAATAGACCTCAAGGTGTGCAAAGTGCTAGAACATCTACAACAACTGCATCGACTCGAGTTACTACAAGTACTGTAAGACCTGCTACGCAAATAATATCTTCAGCATCGTCTGCTAATGATCCCCCTAAACCTAATA GTGATAATAAATCATCATCACGAACATCAGGTACATCAACACCTGcttcaacaacaacaacaacgacaacaacaacaacaaatacAAATAACAAAATTCAACTTAGTGATCTACAAAACTTTTTATCAGAGATTCCAACACCTACAGGAACAGAATCTGTTGTTCAG TCAGGCCAGGCGGGACCTGTCATCCGTCAATTTGGCTTGGGTCCAGATGCTGTCAATGCTGCAGCCAGTGGAAACATTGAAGAATTCGTCACTGCTCTCGAGTCTGAAGCTAAGAGTGGCCAAGAACAAACGCAGCAAGGACAGGAGGACAAAAATACTAAACAAGCTCCACCAGCACCTAATCCTGATAAGAAAGGTGATGATGATGAAGGATTGGATTTAgattaa